Proteins co-encoded in one Streptomyces sp. NBC_01283 genomic window:
- a CDS encoding zf-HC2 domain-containing protein gives MRSLERHRDAGAYALGVLDAADTFRFDDHLMDCPECRALVAELGPAAEQLAAYDRLTPPRVEPLAVPGPGLLGRLLVEAVRLRRAGRRRWLCAVAAAVALALAAPAAALLHAEGPGPEQITARDGRTGVSATLTARGRDWGTDIGLRVRDPEGAHVCELVAVGTDGSEQTVTTWKVPADEPWAALSTRGGAALPRQDIARYEVRTTDGQRLLTLRRP, from the coding sequence ATGAGGTCCCTGGAGCGGCATCGCGACGCCGGCGCCTACGCGCTCGGTGTCCTCGACGCGGCGGACACCTTCCGCTTTGACGACCACCTCATGGACTGCCCCGAATGCCGGGCCCTGGTGGCGGAACTCGGCCCGGCGGCAGAGCAGTTGGCGGCCTACGACCGTCTCACGCCGCCCCGCGTGGAACCGCTGGCCGTGCCCGGCCCCGGCCTCCTCGGCCGGCTGCTCGTCGAGGCCGTGCGGCTGCGCAGGGCCGGGCGCAGACGGTGGCTGTGCGCGGTCGCGGCGGCCGTCGCACTGGCGCTCGCGGCTCCCGCGGCGGCCCTCCTGCACGCCGAGGGACCCGGCCCTGAACAGATCACCGCACGGGACGGCCGCACCGGCGTCTCGGCGACCCTGACCGCGCGCGGCCGTGACTGGGGCACGGACATCGGGCTCCGCGTCCGCGATCCGGAAGGCGCCCATGTCTGCGAGCTCGTCGCCGTCGGCACCGACGGCTCCGAGCAGACGGTGACGACGTGGAAGGTGCCCGCGGACGAGCCGTGGGCCGCCCTCTCGACCCGAGGCGGCGCGGCCCTGCCCCGCCAGGACATCGCACGCTACGAGGTGCGCACGACGGACGGACAGCGCCTGCTGACCTTGCGACGGCCCTGA
- a CDS encoding Fpg/Nei family DNA glycosylase — MPELPEVEALRAFLTDHLVGHEIVRVLPVAISVLKTYDPPLTALEGRTVTAVGRHGKFLDLDADGLHLVTHLARAGWLHWKDRLPDGTPRPGKGPLALRVALETGEGFDLTEAGTQKRLAVYVTGAPAEIPGIARLGPDPLAPDFDEARFAALLSGERRQIKGALRDQSLIAGVGNAYSDEILHVARMSPFKLTSSLTEEEVHGLYAALRTTLTEAVERSHGVAAGRLKAEKKSGLRVHGRTGEPCPVCGDTIREVSFSDSSLQYCPTCQTGGKPLADRRMSRLLK, encoded by the coding sequence ATGCCGGAACTTCCCGAGGTCGAGGCGTTGCGTGCCTTCCTCACCGACCACCTCGTCGGCCACGAGATCGTCCGGGTGCTGCCCGTGGCGATCAGTGTCCTCAAGACGTACGACCCGCCGCTCACCGCCCTCGAAGGGCGCACCGTCACGGCCGTGGGGCGCCACGGCAAGTTCCTCGACCTCGACGCGGACGGCCTGCATCTGGTCACCCACCTCGCCCGCGCGGGCTGGCTGCACTGGAAGGACCGCCTCCCCGACGGCACGCCACGCCCCGGCAAGGGCCCCCTGGCGCTGCGCGTCGCCCTGGAGACGGGGGAGGGCTTCGACCTGACGGAGGCGGGCACGCAGAAACGCCTCGCGGTGTACGTGACCGGCGCCCCGGCGGAGATCCCGGGCATCGCCCGCCTGGGCCCCGACCCGCTGGCCCCGGACTTCGACGAGGCCCGCTTCGCCGCCCTCCTGTCGGGCGAACGCCGCCAGATCAAGGGCGCGTTGCGGGATCAGAGCCTGATCGCGGGCGTCGGGAACGCGTACAGCGACGAGATCCTGCACGTGGCCCGCATGTCCCCGTTCAAGCTCACGTCGAGCCTCACCGAGGAGGAGGTCCACGGGCTGTACGCGGCGCTGCGGACCACGCTGACCGAGGCGGTGGAACGCTCGCACGGAGTCGCGGCGGGCCGCCTCAAGGCGGAGAAGAAGAGCGGCCTGCGCGTCCACGGCCGCACCGGCGAGCCGTGTCCCGTGTGCGGCGACACCATCCGCGAGGTCTCCTTCAGTGACTCCTCGCTGCAGTACTGCCCCACCTGCCAGACGGGCGGGAAGCCGCTGGCCGACCGGAGGATGTCGCGGCTCCTGAAGTAG